The following coding sequences lie in one Lolium perenne isolate Kyuss_39 chromosome 2, Kyuss_2.0, whole genome shotgun sequence genomic window:
- the LOC127320803 gene encoding transcription factor NIGTH1: protein MGLDVGEIGMGADLSLDLKMFAAKSLGRVRDAPAAAMDECIRRLEEEKSKIEVFRRELPLCARLLADVIDVMKKEVEEKRRGGDQEKGKEDAGAGDKSNWMSTAQLWTGDSGRCDDASEKQAERGSSSELKSNSGQVLPFKAVGSGAPAFVAPSLRNDDKAYEARMLDLPFLSPAPARTSPAAATGGAEENRRQVVGFAQEAARAAAALPPAAPALNLQPQSQQTAQQQQQARKARRCWSPELHRQFVTALHQLGGPQVATPKQIRELMKVDGLTNDEVKSHLQKYRLHNRRTPGSPIPNRPIVLMGGLWITQEQSSSQSAGSPPGPLHFSNSGVAVSSAATVSGEEEDGRSESYSWK from the exons ATGGGTCTGGATGTTGGGGAGATCGGCATGGGCGCGGATTTGAGCTTGGATTTGAAGATGTTCGCCGCCAAGAGCCTGGGGCGGGTCAGGGACGCGCCGGCGGCCGCCATGGACGAATGCATCCGGAggctggaggaggagaagagcaaAATCGAGGTGTTCCGGCGCGAGCTCCCGCTTTGTGCGCGCCTCCTCGCCGACG TGATCGATGTGATGAagaaggaggtggaggagaagagAAGAGGTGGTGATCAGGAAAAGGGCAAGGAGGACGCCGGCGCTGGCGACAAGAGCAACTGGATGAGCACCGCGCAGCTTTGGACCGGAGATTCAGGCCGATGCGACGACGCTTCCGAG AAGCAAGCTGAGAGGGGAAGCTCGTCGGAGCTGAAGTCTAACAGCGGCCAGGTCTTGCCGTTCAAGGCCGTGGGCTCCGGCGCGCCGGCGTTCGTGGCGCCGAGTTTGAGGAATGATGACAAGGCTTACGAGGCGCGGATGTTGGATCTGCCGTTTCTGTCGCCAGCACCGGCCAGGACCTCTCCGGCTGCTGCTACCGGCGGCGCTGAAGAAAACCGACGGCAGGTCGTAGGATTTGCGCAAGAAGCCGCGAGGGCCGCCGCGGCGCTGCCACCGGCAGCCCCTGCGCTTAACCTCCAGCCTCAGTCACAGCAGACAGCACAACAGCAGCAGCAAGCGAGGAAGGCGCGGCGGTGCTGGTCACCGGAGCTGCACCGCCAGTTCGTCACTGCCCTGCACCAACTCGGTGGCCCTCAAG TTGCTACTCCAAAGCAAATCAGGGAGCTGATGAAGGTGGATGGCCTGACCAATGATGAAGTGAAGAGCCATCTCCAG AAGTATCGTCTGCACAACCGAAGGACGCCTGGATCTCCGATTCCCAACCGGCCGATCGTGCTCATGGGAGGACTCTGGATCACTCAGGAACAAAGCAGCTCCCAATCAGCGGGGTCACCTCCGGGGCCGCTACATTTCTCAAACTCAGGTGTAGCAGTCTCATCGGCGGCGACAGTCAGCGGCGAGGAGGAAGATGGCAGATCCGAGAGCTATAGCTGGAAATGA